The following nucleotide sequence is from Chryseobacterium sp. CY350.
GGTTGAAGATCTTGAAATCGAGATTGAAGGCCTGGAAAAGAGAGCGGAAAAATTTCACGCAGAGATTAAAGAGCAGAATGATCAAATCAGCAATAAAAATGAAGTGATCAACCATGCAAAAACTTTAATCGACAAATATAAGTCTCAACAGGATAACGTACGAAACAATAAAGAATTTGAAGCTTTAGGAAAAGAGATTGAATATCAGGAACTTGAAATTCAGCTTTCTGATAAAAGAATCAAAGAATTCGGAGCTAAAATCGGTCATAAAGAAGAAACTTTAAACGAGTTAAATACAAAAATCGAAGATCTTAAAAATCACCTTAAATTCAAAAAAGAAGAATTGGAAGGTCTGATCTCCGAAACTCAGAAAGAAGAAGATTATCTGATCACAAAATCTGAAGAATTTGCTTCGAAAATCGATGAAAGATTATTGGCATCTTACCACAGAATCAGAGCTAACTCATCTACTGGTCTTGCAGTTGTAGGTCTTGAAAGAGGTGCTCCGAAAGGATCTTTCTTTACAATCCCACCTCAAAAGCAAATGGAAATCGCTCAGAGAAAGAAAATCATTATTGATGAGCATTCAGGAAAAATTCTAGTTGACGATGAATTGGTCAACGAAGAAACTGAAAAAATGAATGCTGTAATTAAATTTTAATACAGACTTTTTATAAAATAGAAACGGCCTCAAATTTTTGAAGCCGTTTTTTTTGTTTAAACTTTTCAAATGAAATAATAAAATTCCCCTCCTTTGGAGGGGTGGCAAAAATTCGCAGAATTTTTGACGGGGTGGTTTATTATTTTATCTAAAAAGCTTTTTCATTTTTATTAATGATTGATCACTTTCAGAAAAAAAACCGCTTCAAAAGTGAAACGGTTTATTATTTTTAATCGTGGTGATCATACATTTTGTCATAAAGATCTTTGAATTTCTCCTTTACCGCCTTTCTCTTCAATTTTAAGGTAGGAGTCAGAAGTCCGCTCTCAATACTCCATACTTCAGGAGTAAGCTCTATTTTTTTGATCTGTTCCCAGTTTCCAAGATGTTCGTTGATATCGTGAATTTCTTTCTCTATCCTCTCTTTCAGCTGAGGGCTTTTTGCAATTTCCTGTGGAGTAGAGCCGATGTTTAGGTTGTTTCTCATTGCCCAATTTTTAGCAAACTCAAAGTCTGGCTGTACAAATGCGCAGGGCATTTTTTCTCCGTCACCAACAACCATTACCTGCTCGATAAATTTCGAGGCTTTGGCTAAATTTTCAATTGTTTGAGGAGCTATATATTTTCCGCCGGAAGTTTTAAACATTTCTTTTTTACGATCGGTGATCTGCAAAAATCCTTCGCTGTCGATATGTCCGATATCTCCGGTTTTAAAAAATCCGTCTTCTGTAAAAGTTTCTTTGGTCTGTTCTTCATTTTTAAAATAACTTTTAAATACAGAAGGACCTTTCACGGTAATCTCACCGTCTTCCTGAATTTTAACAATTAAATTATCTAAAGGATGTCCCACGGTTCCAACCTTCATTTTTCCGAAAGAGTTTACGGAGATTACAGGTGAGGTTTCTGTTAAACCATATCCTTCTAGAATTGGAATTCCTGCGTTCTGGAACATTAGATTTAATCTTGTTGATAAAGCAGCAGAACCCGAAACTAAAGTGATGATTTCACCTCCCAAACCTTCTCTCCATTTTTTGAAAACCAATTTGTCGGCAATGATTTCAGAAAGACCTGACGGTTTTGAAACCTCTTTTTTCTTTTGAATTAAATTTAAAGCCCAGAAAAATATTTTTTGCTTCAAACCGCCTGCGGATGATCCTGTATTGTAGATTTTATCATACACTTTCTCCACCAGTCTTGGCACCACACTCATATAATGTGGCTTTACTTCTTTTACGTTTTCGCCCATCTTTTCTATG
It contains:
- a CDS encoding zinc ribbon domain-containing protein produces the protein MAKITEISVEEKLRALYDLQIIDSRLDEIRNTRGELPIEVEDLEIEIEGLEKRAEKFHAEIKEQNDQISNKNEVINHAKTLIDKYKSQQDNVRNNKEFEALGKEIEYQELEIQLSDKRIKEFGAKIGHKEETLNELNTKIEDLKNHLKFKKEELEGLISETQKEEDYLITKSEEFASKIDERLLASYHRIRANSSTGLAVVGLERGAPKGSFFTIPPQKQMEIAQRKKIIIDEHSGKILVDDELVNEETEKMNAVIKF
- a CDS encoding AMP-dependent synthetase/ligase, giving the protein MSIKRLFDIPHLALEKFPNDVMFATKHQGEWEKTSTQKFINQGNKISRGLLKLGIKPGDKIALITTSSRTEWAIMDLGISQIGVVSVPVYPSISPEDYEFIFNNAEIKYCFVSDKELLAKVMKIKHNVPSLQGVFTFDNITGAANWKEILDLGEDDSTQIEVEDLSKAINTQDLATLIYTSGTTGKPKGVMLTHENIVSNVLGSFPRIPKKKSLDYKDTRVLSFLPICHIFERMLYYLFQYNGFSIYFAESIEKMGENVKEVKPHYMSVVPRLVEKVYDKIYNTGSSAGGLKQKIFFWALNLIQKKKEVSKPSGLSEIIADKLVFKKWREGLGGEIITLVSGSAALSTRLNLMFQNAGIPILEGYGLTETSPVISVNSFGKMKVGTVGHPLDNLIVKIQEDGEITVKGPSVFKSYFKNEEQTKETFTEDGFFKTGDIGHIDSEGFLQITDRKKEMFKTSGGKYIAPQTIENLAKASKFIEQVMVVGDGEKMPCAFVQPDFEFAKNWAMRNNLNIGSTPQEIAKSPQLKERIEKEIHDINEHLGNWEQIKKIELTPEVWSIESGLLTPTLKLKRKAVKEKFKDLYDKMYDHHD